The DNA region CGCGGCATTTGCGAGCGTGCGGGCGTGGCCTGGGTGGACATCACCCCGGTGTCGCGCGAGCGCGGCGCCGAAGCGGTGATGCTGGCCGACGACGGCCTGCACCCTTCAGCGGCGATGTACGCGCAGTGGACCGCGCTGGCGCTGCCGGTGGCACGGCGCTTGCTCGCCGCGCACTGAAGCGCCAAGCCGGTTCCCGAGACCGCGCGGCAATGCGACACTGCGGCCGGAACGGGACGCAGGAACGATCGGGTCGGCGATGAGCGAAGCGGCGCAAGCGATGGGCAACGGACAGGCGGTGCGGATCGCGCGCGCGTTCCTGCCCGAGCATCCGCTGGGCAACCGCTGGGACTACTACTACAGCCGCGCCAAGCTCGGCAGCGACCCGCTCTACCCCGGCGTCAGCGCGGCGCTGCGCGGCACCCAGGCGCCGCTGTTGGATCTGGGCTGCGGCCTGGGCCTGCTGGCCCACACCCTGCACGCCGACGGCATCGACCTGCCCTACTTCGGCGTGGACAGCGACGCCGGCAAGATCCGCCGCGCTGGCCGTGCGGCTGCGCGCGCGGGCCTGCAACACGCGCGTTTCGACACCATGGACCTGGCGCGCGAACTGCCCGAGCACCGCGGCAGCGTGGTGATCCTGGACGTGCTGCAGTTCATTCCCTACGCCGCGCAGGCGCGCGCGATCGACGCGATGATCGCCATGCTCACGCCCGGCGCGCGGCTGGTGATCCGCACC from Lysobacter silvisoli includes:
- a CDS encoding methyltransferase domain-containing protein, translating into MGNGQAVRIARAFLPEHPLGNRWDYYYSRAKLGSDPLYPGVSAALRGTQAPLLDLGCGLGLLAHTLHADGIDLPYFGVDSDAGKIRRAGRAAARAGLQHARFDTMDLARELPEHRGSVVILDVLQFIPYAAQARAIDAMIAMLTPGARLVIRTGLDDGTGRARVTRVTDLFSRAVGWMNAMPRYYPDGAALRARLHEAGLTVELTPLFGRTPFNNWRIVAAKPA